A genomic stretch from Bacteroidota bacterium includes:
- a CDS encoding T9SS type A sorting domain-containing protein: MLKKNLLAIALLLCISSVFGQEMRNCGTMEVDARLLTEDPGYALNQAQIEEFTQTYKSSETGATRTVITIPVVVHIVYNNASENISDAAVLSQIEILNEDFRKLNSDAGSVPALFSGVAADVEIEFCLASVDPDGNPTTGITRTSTSKTSFSTTDLMKYNTYGHAAWDRDSYLNMWSCDLSSGLLGYAQFPGGPAATDGVVIDYNYFGGPAYAASPFNLGRSATHEVGHWLNLRHIWGDASCGTDYVSDTPTHNTANYGCPNYPHYSTCSGSPVEMTMNYMDYTDDACMYMFSDGQKDRMQALFAPGGSRESLLSSEGCGGGVAPTCDVPGSTSTTGITETEATLNWGSVAGSVGYNVRGRQVGTATWTEGYTTGTSINFTGLIADTDYEWQVQTDCGGGDLSAYISSILFTTSGGAATCTDIQEPNSSTGTAGTISTGVTYNALIANSSDVDFYKFTTTSPNTKIRVTMTSLPADYDMQLLNQKGKKKGTSQNGGTSDESIVWNVNSSGTRYVYVYGYGGAYDVADCYELIVEVSNSSWRTDGSELLVERVLDNAIVNIFPNPASNTMQVNYFSVQETEITLNVYDLLGNQVQTLHSQVVQGENLIKVDVNTMAAGLYIVEISNGKSSYTEKFMVE; the protein is encoded by the coding sequence ATGTTGAAAAAAAATTTACTCGCTATTGCATTATTGCTATGCATAAGTAGTGTATTCGGACAGGAAATGCGCAACTGCGGAACTATGGAAGTTGATGCAAGATTATTAACTGAAGATCCGGGCTATGCACTGAATCAGGCGCAGATTGAAGAATTTACGCAAACTTATAAATCCTCTGAAACGGGTGCAACACGAACGGTAATTACAATACCTGTAGTTGTGCATATTGTGTATAACAATGCATCAGAAAATATTTCTGATGCTGCTGTTTTATCTCAGATAGAAATACTAAATGAAGACTTCAGAAAATTAAATTCTGATGCGGGTAGTGTACCGGCATTATTTTCCGGAGTAGCTGCTGATGTGGAAATTGAATTCTGTCTTGCATCAGTTGATCCGGATGGTAATCCTACTACTGGAATTACAAGAACATCTACTTCAAAAACTTCTTTTAGTACAACTGATTTGATGAAATATAATACCTACGGTCATGCAGCCTGGGATAGAGATAGCTATCTCAATATGTGGTCATGCGATCTTAGCAGTGGCTTATTAGGATATGCGCAATTTCCAGGTGGCCCTGCCGCTACAGATGGAGTTGTTATAGATTACAACTATTTTGGTGGTCCTGCATATGCTGCATCTCCTTTTAATTTAGGAAGATCAGCAACACATGAAGTTGGTCACTGGCTAAACCTGCGACATATTTGGGGTGATGCATCTTGCGGTACTGATTACGTTTCAGATACTCCAACACATAATACTGCTAATTATGGTTGCCCAAATTATCCGCATTACAGTACTTGTTCAGGTTCTCCGGTAGAGATGACTATGAATTATATGGATTATACCGATGATGCTTGTATGTATATGTTTTCAGATGGTCAGAAAGATAGAATGCAAGCATTATTTGCACCCGGTGGATCAAGAGAAAGCCTATTATCTTCTGAAGGATGTGGCGGTGGAGTAGCACCTACTTGTGATGTTCCCGGAAGTACTTCTACAACAGGTATTACTGAAACAGAAGCAACACTTAACTGGGGTAGTGTAGCCGGGTCTGTAGGTTATAATGTAAGAGGACGTCAGGTTGGAACTGCAACCTGGACAGAAGGTTACACCACAGGAACTTCAATAAACTTTACAGGGTTAATTGCTGATACAGATTATGAATGGCAAGTACAAACAGATTGTGGTGGTGGTGATTTGAGTGCATATATTAGTTCTATATTATTTACTACTTCAGGTGGCGCAGCAACTTGTACAGATATTCAAGAACCAAACAGCAGCACAGGTACTGCAGGAACAATTTCCACAGGTGTTACTTACAATGCATTAATTGCAAATTCCTCTGATGTTGATTTTTATAAATTCACAACTACTTCTCCGAATACAAAAATTCGTGTAACGATGACTTCTTTACCTGCTGATTATGATATGCAATTATTAAATCAAAAAGGAAAGAAAAAAGGTACATCACAAAATGGTGGCACATCCGATGAATCTATTGTTTGGAATGTAAACAGTTCCGGAACCAGATATGTGTATGTGTATGGTTATGGTGGTGCTTATGACGTAGCCGATTGTTATGAATTAATAGTAGAAGTAAGTAACTCAAGCTGGAGAACAGATGGTTCTGAATTATTAGTAGAGCGAGTTTTGGATAATGCGATAGTAAACATTTTCCCTAATCCTGCCTCTAATACTATGCAGGTAAATTATTTCAGTGTTCAGGAAACAGAAATTACTTTGAATGTTTATGATCTGCTTGGCAATCAAGTTCAAACCTTACACTCGCAAGTAGTGCAAGGTGAAAATCTGATTAAAGTGGATGTCAATACAATGGCTGCCGGTTTATACATTGTTGAAATAAGCAATGGCAAATCAAGCTATACAGAGAAATTTATGGTGGAATAA
- the pheS gene encoding phenylalanine--tRNA ligase subunit alpha — MFENLDVLKTEIENYPITSIADLEQFRIRFLGTKNILKDVFSTIKDIPADQKKNYGQQVNALKEIAENKFESFNTQLNSKQKTDKIFVDLTLPADIKNPGARHPITIVRDELVDIFSRIGYVVIEGPEIEDDWHNFTALNTPEDHPARDMQDTFYIQTNPDIVLRTHTSNVQIRVMENTKPPFRVIAPGRCYRNETISARAHVVFHQLELFYVDEGVSFADLKQTLSYLAKELFGEKTSIRLRPSYFPFTEPSAELDVSCFVCNQAGCAICKYSGWVEIGGAGMIDPQVLENCGIDSEKYTGFAFGMGIERMAILKFRINDIRLFTENDLRFLKQFEGI, encoded by the coding sequence ATGTTTGAAAATTTAGATGTATTAAAAACTGAAATTGAAAATTACCCGATTACGAGTATAGCTGACTTGGAACAATTTCGTATTCGTTTTCTGGGGACTAAAAATATTTTGAAGGATGTATTTTCTACAATTAAAGATATACCTGCCGATCAGAAAAAAAATTATGGTCAACAGGTAAATGCATTAAAAGAAATTGCAGAAAATAAATTTGAATCATTTAATACGCAGTTAAATTCAAAACAGAAAACAGATAAAATTTTTGTTGACCTCACTTTGCCTGCGGATATAAAAAATCCCGGTGCCCGTCATCCAATCACAATTGTAAGAGATGAATTAGTGGATATTTTTTCTCGCATTGGTTATGTTGTTATTGAAGGTCCGGAGATAGAAGATGACTGGCATAATTTCACCGCATTAAATACACCTGAAGATCATCCTGCAAGAGATATGCAAGATACATTTTATATTCAGACAAATCCGGATATTGTTTTGCGCACACATACTTCCAATGTGCAGATTCGTGTAATGGAAAATACGAAACCGCCATTCCGTGTAATTGCTCCGGGAAGATGTTATCGCAACGAAACAATTTCTGCAAGAGCGCATGTAGTCTTTCATCAATTAGAATTATTTTATGTGGATGAAGGAGTTTCATTTGCAGATTTAAAACAAACTCTTTCTTATTTAGCTAAAGAATTATTTGGTGAGAAAACAAGTATTCGTTTGCGTCCCAGTTATTTCCCCTTTACTGAACCAAGTGCAGAATTAGATGTGAGTTGTTTTGTTTGTAATCAGGCAGGATGTGCAATTTGTAAATATAGTGGTTGGGTAGAAATTGGTGGAGCGGGAATGATAGATCCGCAAGTGTTGGAAAATTGCGGAATAGATTCAGAAAAATATACGGGCTTTGCTTTTGGAATGGGAATAGAACGCATGGCAATATTGAAATTCCGTATCAACGACATTCGTTTATTTACTGAAAATGATTTGCGCTTTTTAAAACAATTTGAAGGAATTTAA
- a CDS encoding SPASM domain-containing protein encodes MPFNLTDSINYASKMTPRRLMNMSKVIASYYYSKFTKKTVQWGLPISLSFEPTTSCNLRCPECPSGLRAFTRPTGMLDKDFFKETMDELGKDLTYLIFYFQGEPYLNPSFLEMVKYASAKKIYTATSTNAHYLTDENAKRTIESGLDRLIISIDGTTQEVYQQYRRGGKLEKVLEGTRNIIRWKKELKSKTPNIIFQFLVVKPNEHQIKDVYKLAEELGVDEVRLKTAQIYDYENGSDLLPTIDKYARYKKGKDGKYSIKNEMTNHCWKLWHSCVITWDGAVVPCCFDKDATHKLGDLKQTSFKELWRGPAYHNFRSAVLKSRSEIDICKNCTEGTKVWA; translated from the coding sequence ATGCCTTTTAATCTTACTGACTCAATAAACTATGCATCGAAAATGACTCCTCGTCGTTTGATGAACATGAGTAAAGTAATTGCATCCTATTACTATAGTAAGTTTACAAAAAAAACTGTGCAGTGGGGATTGCCAATTTCACTTTCTTTTGAGCCAACTACATCATGTAATTTGCGTTGTCCGGAATGTCCAAGTGGATTGCGTGCATTCACACGACCTACAGGAATGTTGGATAAAGATTTTTTCAAAGAAACAATGGATGAGTTGGGAAAAGATCTGACGTATTTGATTTTTTATTTTCAAGGTGAGCCTTATTTAAATCCAAGTTTTTTAGAGATGGTAAAATATGCATCTGCTAAAAAAATATATACAGCAACAAGCACCAATGCACATTACTTAACTGATGAAAATGCAAAGCGCACTATTGAAAGTGGATTGGACAGATTAATTATTTCCATCGATGGAACGACACAGGAAGTGTATCAGCAATATCGCAGAGGTGGTAAGTTGGAAAAAGTATTGGAAGGAACAAGAAATATTATTCGTTGGAAAAAAGAATTGAAATCGAAAACACCAAATATCATTTTTCAATTTCTTGTTGTAAAACCAAATGAACATCAGATAAAGGATGTATATAAACTTGCAGAGGAATTAGGTGTGGATGAAGTGCGATTGAAAACTGCACAGATTTACGATTATGAAAATGGCAGTGATTTACTCCCCACTATTGATAAATATGCACGCTATAAAAAGGGAAAAGATGGTAAGTATTCTATCAAAAATGAAATGACAAATCATTGCTGGAAATTATGGCATAGCTGTGTAATTACTTGGGATGGTGCTGTTGTTCCTTGTTGCTTTGATAAAGATGCCACGCATAAACTCGGTGATTTAAAACAAACATCCTTTAAAGAATTATGGAGAGGACCTGCATATCATAATTTCAGGAGTGCTGTTTTAAAAAGCAGAAGTGAAATTGATATCTGTAAAAATTGTACAGAAGGAACAAAGGTGTGGGCTTGA
- a CDS encoding T9SS type A sorting domain-containing protein: protein MSFQGDHNQIIAYREIFSTYIWDHGFWLDFDDERYVCFKLKNADGEYNYGWIRCQMNKEDVTLTIKDYGYEEQINTAILTGSKESYVDIQNTDQQSNLFLTYQNSVLKIEMNANYFQPYLLSVYALNGNIIFQENVVEQSYEKYMDLPVGLHLIKIQQGDKNYFYKIIDLN from the coding sequence ATGAGTTTTCAAGGGGATCATAATCAGATTATTGCTTACAGAGAAATCTTCTCAACATATATCTGGGATCATGGTTTTTGGTTGGATTTTGATGATGAAAGATATGTTTGCTTTAAACTTAAAAATGCAGATGGAGAATATAATTATGGATGGATTAGATGCCAGATGAATAAAGAAGATGTAACCTTAACTATTAAAGATTATGGTTATGAAGAACAAATCAATACAGCTATTTTAACCGGCAGTAAAGAGAGTTATGTAGATATTCAAAATACAGATCAACAATCAAATTTATTTTTGACATATCAAAATAGTGTATTAAAAATTGAAATGAATGCTAATTATTTTCAACCCTATTTACTATCTGTTTATGCATTAAATGGAAATATTATTTTTCAGGAAAATGTTGTAGAACAATCCTATGAAAAATATATGGATTTGCCTGTTGGTCTTCATTTAATTAAAATTCAACAAGGGGATAAAAATTATTTTTATAAAATAATAGATCTCAATTAA
- a CDS encoding T9SS type A sorting domain-containing protein, giving the protein MLKNFLLLLVMLMTFGIAFSQEAHRNCGTMTMDAELKLNDPNYLLNRQQIEEFTAKFVSEDAGATRTVITIPVVVHVVYNITAENISDAAINSQIQILNEDFRRMNADAGSTPGYFSGIAADVEIEFCLATIDPSGNPTTGITRTSTTKTSFSTTGNPVKYSTYGHAAWDRNSYLNLWVCDLSSGLLGYAQFPGGSAATDGVVIDYKYFGGSAYATSPYNLGRSGTHEVGHWLNLYHIWGDDGTSCAGTDNVADTPNQANENYGCPSGSLVSCSNGPNGDMYQNYMDYTDDACMNLFTAGQKTRMQALFAPGGSRESLLSSAGCGGGGTPSCSVPSGTSTTAITESSASLNWGSVSGAVAYNARGRKVGDATWTEGSTAGLTISFTGLLAGTDYEWQVQTDCGGGSVSAYTTSIYFTTTGGVGGCVDLGEPNNTISTPYTLSSGTTYNALIASGSDLDYYKFTTTSPNSKIKVTLSSLPADYDVRLYDNKKNQKGISENSGTSNETIIWNTSASGIRYVYVYGYSGAYNATDCYDLKIEVSSSSWRTDGSEIFAQEEWDNAIVNIFPNPASDKISVDYYSVQETGVTMKVYDLLGNLVNTITADVVEGENLIGVDVRNLSAGIYIVEISNGKSNYTDKFIVE; this is encoded by the coding sequence ATGCTAAAAAATTTTCTACTATTATTAGTGATGCTGATGACCTTCGGTATTGCCTTTAGCCAGGAAGCACATCGCAATTGCGGCACAATGACTATGGATGCTGAGTTGAAACTCAACGATCCAAATTATCTACTTAACCGACAGCAAATCGAAGAATTTACTGCCAAGTTTGTTTCAGAAGATGCAGGAGCAACCAGAACAGTTATAACTATTCCGGTAGTTGTGCATGTGGTTTATAATATTACTGCTGAAAATATTTCTGATGCAGCAATTAATTCTCAAATTCAAATTTTGAACGAAGACTTTAGAAGAATGAATGCAGATGCAGGATCTACACCGGGTTACTTTTCAGGTATAGCTGCTGATGTTGAAATCGAATTCTGTCTTGCCACTATTGACCCAAGTGGAAATCCAACAACAGGTATTACAAGAACTTCCACAACTAAAACATCTTTTAGCACTACCGGTAATCCGGTTAAATATTCTACCTATGGTCATGCTGCTTGGGATAGAAATAGCTATTTAAACTTATGGGTGTGTGATTTAAGCAGCGGACTTTTAGGGTACGCTCAATTCCCTGGTGGATCTGCAGCAACTGATGGTGTTGTAATTGACTATAAATATTTTGGTGGTTCTGCTTATGCAACATCTCCATATAACTTAGGTCGTTCAGGTACACATGAAGTAGGTCACTGGTTAAATCTCTATCATATTTGGGGTGATGATGGCACCTCATGCGCAGGAACTGATAATGTTGCTGATACTCCAAATCAAGCTAATGAAAATTATGGCTGCCCTTCCGGATCTCTGGTTTCATGTTCCAATGGTCCTAATGGTGATATGTATCAGAACTATATGGATTACACCGATGATGCTTGTATGAATTTATTTACTGCAGGACAGAAAACCCGTATGCAAGCATTGTTTGCTCCGGGCGGTTCCAGAGAAAGTTTATTGTCTTCTGCTGGCTGTGGCGGAGGTGGAACACCTTCTTGCTCAGTTCCTTCAGGTACTTCTACAACAGCAATAACAGAATCATCTGCATCTCTTAACTGGGGTTCAGTATCAGGTGCAGTTGCCTATAATGCTCGTGGTCGTAAAGTGGGTGATGCAACTTGGACAGAAGGTTCTACTGCAGGATTAACTATAAGCTTCACCGGATTATTAGCAGGTACTGATTATGAATGGCAAGTTCAAACTGATTGTGGTGGCGGTTCTGTTAGTGCTTACACTACTTCTATTTATTTTACAACAACAGGTGGAGTTGGTGGATGTGTGGATTTAGGAGAGCCTAATAATACAATTTCTACACCTTATACTCTTTCTAGCGGAACAACATACAATGCATTAATTGCAAGTGGTTCTGATCTTGATTATTATAAGTTTACTACTACTTCACCGAATTCAAAAATCAAGGTTACCTTATCATCACTGCCTGCAGATTATGATGTAAGATTATATGATAATAAAAAGAATCAAAAAGGTATTTCTGAAAACAGTGGTACATCTAATGAAACCATAATTTGGAATACCAGTGCATCTGGAATTCGCTATGTATATGTTTATGGTTATAGCGGTGCTTATAATGCTACTGATTGTTATGATCTGAAAATAGAAGTAAGCAGTTCAAGCTGGAGAACAGATGGCTCTGAAATATTTGCTCAGGAAGAATGGGATAATGCTATCGTAAATATTTTCCCAAATCCTGCTTCTGATAAAATAAGTGTAGATTATTATTCAGTACAGGAAACAGGTGTTACAATGAAAGTGTATGACCTGTTAGGAAATCTTGTAAATACAATTACAGCAGATGTTGTGGAAGGTGAAAATTTAATTGGTGTAGATGTGCGCAATTTATCTGCAGGCATTTACATCGTTGAAATCAGCAATGGTAAATCCAACTACACAGATAAATTTATAGTAGAATAA
- the metH gene encoding methionine synthase, with protein MKDIRKLLSEKILILDGAMGTMIQQHQLDESDFRGEKFANHSKDLKGNNDILCLTQPAIIKEIHISYLEAGADIIETNTFNANRISQADYGLESFVYTLNVSAAKLAREAADNYNILTPDKPRFVAGALGPTNKTLSISPDVNNPAYRATTFDEMADTYYEQAKGLMDGGVDILLIETVFDTLNAKAAIYACMQLFEETGKELPLMISGTITDASGRTLSGQTPEAFLISVSHAPLLSVGFNCALGAKQLTPHIQTIAHKTDLFVSAYPNAGLPNEFGEYTESPETNGNDVEAYLKNNWVNIIGGCCGTTPEHIKYLAEIAAKYPPRKPPVLPQLPRFSGLEAFTIFEGSNFVNVGERTNITGSKKFKKLIVEDKLDEAVSVAKQQVDNGAQILDVNMDEGMIDSEKMMIDFLNRIMCEPDIAKIPVMVDSSKWEVIVSGLKCLQGKSIVNSISLKEGEEMFLQHAALAKKLGAAVIVMAFDENGQATDFEKRILICERAYNLLIDKLNFNSTDIIFDPNILTVATGIEEHNGYALDYIRATEWIKNHLPGALVSGGVSNISFSFQGNNRIREAMHSAFLFHAIKAGMDMGIVNAGMIEIYEDIPKDVLEKIEDVLFNRNENATEHLVTFAQELKSPQRSVKENTDVWRNENLEERLSHALVKGITEFIEIDLEEAVQHYAKPLEIIEGPLMKAMNIVGDLFGSGKMFLPQVVKSARVMKKAVAYLEPLMALDKDANDKSVSSKPTILMATVKGDVHDIGKNIVGVVLACNNYNIVDLGVMVSSEKILDTAQEINADIIGISGLITPSLDEMIYVAEEMQRREMQTPLLIGGATTSRIHTAVKIAPKYQQAVIHVIDASRSVNIANKVLGENKQLFFDEIRNEYDQLLKAHLQRQTSKELISIADARKNKYQIDWKNYNVPAPEFIGTKEFENYSLREIAEYIDWTPFFKTWELHGKYPEILEDELVGHEAKKLFDEAQAILNQIISEQWISANAVIGIFPCAAIEDDIIVFDVEGNEIIKTLHHLRQQLKKAKGQPNLCLTDFIKPKENNANKPTDYIGAFAVTSGIGIEKKLQEFASEHDDYSSIMLKSLADRLAEAFAELMHKKVRTEIWGYSKNESLNSEELIAEKYSGIRPAPGYPACPEHTEKETLFALLDVTNTTGIQLTDSMAMYPASSVSGWYFAHPESKYFGVGKIADDQIADYASRKNKDIEIMRKLLSRF; from the coding sequence ATGAAAGATATTAGAAAATTACTGTCTGAAAAAATTCTCATACTCGATGGAGCTATGGGTACGATGATACAACAACATCAACTCGATGAATCTGATTTTAGAGGTGAAAAGTTTGCTAATCATTCAAAAGATTTGAAAGGGAATAATGATATTCTTTGCTTAACTCAACCTGCTATTATTAAAGAGATTCATATTTCATACTTAGAAGCTGGTGCCGATATCATTGAAACAAATACATTTAATGCCAATCGTATTTCGCAGGCAGATTATGGTCTTGAATCCTTTGTATATACTCTAAATGTAAGTGCTGCAAAACTTGCCCGTGAAGCAGCTGATAATTATAACATACTTACACCGGATAAACCCCGCTTTGTTGCGGGTGCATTAGGACCCACAAATAAAACATTATCCATTTCTCCCGATGTAAATAATCCTGCATATCGTGCTACTACTTTCGATGAAATGGCTGACACTTATTATGAGCAAGCTAAAGGTTTGATGGATGGCGGTGTTGATATTCTATTAATCGAAACTGTATTTGATACACTCAATGCAAAGGCAGCGATTTATGCTTGTATGCAATTGTTTGAAGAAACAGGAAAGGAATTACCCCTTATGATTTCGGGAACTATAACAGATGCAAGTGGAAGAACTTTAAGCGGACAAACACCGGAAGCATTTTTAATTTCTGTTTCTCATGCACCATTATTAAGTGTCGGTTTTAATTGCGCATTGGGTGCAAAACAATTGACGCCACATATTCAAACCATTGCGCATAAAACAGATTTATTTGTAAGTGCTTATCCAAATGCAGGTTTGCCAAATGAGTTTGGTGAATATACCGAATCACCGGAGACCAATGGCAATGATGTAGAAGCATATTTAAAAAATAATTGGGTAAATATTATTGGAGGATGTTGTGGAACTACTCCTGAACATATAAAATATTTAGCGGAAATAGCTGCAAAATATCCTCCGAGAAAACCACCTGTTTTACCACAGCTTCCAAGGTTCAGTGGGCTTGAAGCATTCACCATTTTTGAAGGAAGCAATTTTGTAAATGTGGGTGAGCGAACGAATATCACCGGCTCAAAAAAATTTAAAAAATTAATTGTTGAAGATAAGTTAGATGAAGCCGTAAGTGTTGCAAAACAACAGGTAGATAATGGTGCACAAATTCTGGATGTGAACATGGATGAAGGTATGATTGATTCAGAAAAAATGATGATAGATTTTCTGAATAGAATTATGTGCGAACCTGATATTGCAAAAATTCCGGTGATGGTAGATTCCAGCAAATGGGAAGTAATTGTTTCCGGTTTAAAATGCTTGCAGGGAAAATCAATTGTAAATTCTATTTCATTAAAAGAAGGTGAAGAAATGTTTTTACAACATGCAGCACTTGCAAAAAAATTAGGTGCCGCAGTTATTGTAATGGCGTTTGATGAAAATGGTCAGGCAACAGATTTTGAAAAACGTATTTTAATTTGCGAAAGAGCTTATAATTTGTTAATTGATAAATTAAATTTTAATTCTACTGATATCATTTTTGATCCGAATATTCTAACTGTTGCAACTGGCATCGAAGAACATAATGGCTATGCCTTGGATTATATCCGTGCAACAGAATGGATTAAAAATCATTTACCCGGTGCATTAGTTAGCGGCGGTGTTAGCAATATTTCATTTTCATTTCAGGGAAATAACAGAATACGGGAAGCTATGCATTCTGCATTTTTATTTCATGCAATAAAAGCAGGAATGGATATGGGAATTGTGAATGCAGGTATGATTGAAATTTATGAGGATATTCCGAAAGATGTTCTGGAAAAAATTGAAGATGTGTTGTTTAACAGAAATGAAAATGCCACAGAACATCTTGTAACTTTTGCTCAAGAATTAAAATCACCTCAACGCAGTGTAAAAGAAAATACAGATGTATGGCGCAATGAAAATTTAGAGGAAAGATTAAGCCATGCATTGGTAAAAGGAATTACAGAATTTATAGAAATAGATTTGGAAGAAGCAGTTCAACATTACGCAAAACCTTTGGAGATAATTGAGGGGCCTTTAATGAAAGCAATGAATATAGTTGGTGATTTATTTGGCTCAGGAAAAATGTTTTTACCACAAGTGGTGAAGAGTGCAAGAGTGATGAAAAAAGCAGTTGCATATTTAGAACCACTTATGGCTTTGGATAAAGATGCAAATGATAAAAGTGTGTCATCTAAACCAACCATTTTAATGGCAACCGTGAAAGGAGATGTGCATGATATCGGAAAAAATATTGTGGGTGTGGTGTTAGCTTGTAATAATTATAATATTGTTGATTTGGGTGTGATGGTTTCTTCTGAAAAAATTCTGGATACTGCGCAGGAAATTAATGCAGACATTATTGGAATCAGTGGATTGATAACTCCATCCTTAGATGAAATGATTTATGTAGCTGAAGAAATGCAACGACGTGAAATGCAAACACCGTTATTAATTGGTGGCGCTACAACTTCCCGCATTCATACTGCGGTGAAAATTGCACCCAAATATCAGCAAGCAGTTATTCATGTAATTGATGCATCACGCAGTGTGAATATTGCCAATAAAGTGTTGGGTGAAAACAAACAATTATTCTTTGATGAAATTCGAAATGAGTATGACCAATTATTAAAAGCACATTTACAACGTCAAACTTCAAAAGAATTAATTTCTATTGCCGATGCAAGAAAAAATAAATATCAGATTGATTGGAAAAATTATAATGTACCAGCGCCGGAGTTTATTGGAACAAAAGAGTTTGAAAATTATAGCCTTCGGGAAATTGCAGAATACATTGACTGGACACCCTTTTTTAAAACCTGGGAATTGCATGGAAAATATCCGGAGATATTAGAAGATGAATTAGTAGGACATGAAGCAAAAAAATTATTCGATGAGGCACAAGCAATTTTAAATCAAATTATTTCTGAACAATGGATTTCTGCAAATGCAGTTATCGGAATTTTTCCATGTGCTGCTATTGAGGATGATATTATAGTTTTTGATGTAGAAGGGAATGAAATTATAAAAACATTACATCACTTGCGCCAGCAATTAAAAAAAGCAAAAGGTCAACCAAATCTTTGTCTAACTGATTTTATTAAACCGAAAGAAAACAATGCAAATAAGCCGACAGATTATATCGGCGCATTTGCAGTAACCTCCGGAATTGGAATTGAAAAAAAGTTACAAGAATTTGCATCCGAGCATGATGATTACAGCAGCATAATGCTTAAATCTTTAGCGGATAGATTGGCTGAAGCATTTGCCGAGCTGATGCATAAAAAAGTGCGCACAGAAATTTGGGGATATTCAAAAAATGAATCATTAAATTCTGAAGAACTGATTGCAGAAAAATATTCAGGTATTCGCCCTGCACCTGGTTATCCTGCATGTCCTGAGCATACCGAAAAAGAAACCTTGTTTGCTTTGTTGGATGTAACAAATACAACCGGAATACAACTTACCGATAGCATGGCAATGTATCCGGCTTCGAGTGTTAGCGGTTGGTATTTTGCACATCCCGAATCCAAATATTTTGGTGTTGGAAAAATTGCTGATGATCAAATAGCAGATTATGCTTCCAGAAAAAACAAGGATATAGAAATCATGCGTAAATTGCTTTCCCGATTCTAA